In Helianthus annuus cultivar XRQ/B chromosome 9, HanXRQr2.0-SUNRISE, whole genome shotgun sequence, the following are encoded in one genomic region:
- the LOC110879614 gene encoding nuclear-interacting partner of ALK, protein MAEESEKRFHAVMDKLFLPSPPNSKPPSSSSRKRPYTMTTKLDLVDLKSKRSMAEELKIASGRAVDPPVCRPWDREDLLKRLATFKSMTWFAKPEVVSAVNCARRGWINVDTDTIACESCGARLFFSTPSSWAQEQVEKAASVFSLKLNSGHKLLCPWVDNACDEKLAQFPPASPVDLVDNYKNRCASLLQLSELPVISSSVVDYMSTPVLEHFLKCPPTLDESEQVSPILYYQAQKLISLCGWEPRLLPYIVDCNDAPNAGITVYSSRTSENVEENEGFVNDSEKYDHTSVILECRFCGARVGLWAFKMTQRPTEFVRLIGHAEPSDHHVLETSRVEKGEQTASSGNGNSSVTSSNKNVLSLTIAGGPPPAEQNFRPTISFPVVGQNLRTRFSSAFGVVNGGQHSSTTNRLVEATGDSAMKSAVSDQPENVDGKEIKFDPIKQHRYFCPWVSSNGKLTPGWKQTLSALERQKEFVYSSETTEASSSLIEVEDPVGSVKKLLTPPSAKRKKIFHGSS, encoded by the exons ATGGCGGAAGAATCAGAGAAGCGATTTCATGCCGTCATGGATAAACTCTTTCTTCCTTCTCCTCCCAATTCCAAACCCCCTTCATCATCATCTAG GAAACGCCCGTATACTATGACTACAAAGCTGGATTTAGTTGATTTGAAGTCTAAAAGAAGTATGGCTGAGGAGTTGAAAATTGCTTCTGGTAGGGCTGTGGATCCGCCGGTTTGCAGACCGTGGGATAGAGAGGACTTGCTTAAACGGCTTGCTACGTTTAAGTCCATGACGTGGTTTGCTAAACCTGAG GTAGTCAGTGCAGTAAATTGTGCCAGGAGAGGTTGGATCAATGTAGATACGGACACCATTGCTTGTGAATCATGTGGAGCCCGCCTCTTCTTTTCTACTCCATCGTCTTGGGCACAAGAACAAG TTGAGAAAGCAGCCTCGGTTTTCAGCTTAAAGCTGAATAGCGGACACAAGTTACTCTGCCCGTGGGTTGACAACGCATGCGATGAAAAACTAGCACAGTTCCCCCCTGCGTCCCCTGTGGACTTGGTTGATAACTACAAAAACCGATGTGCTTCTTTATTGCAACTTTCGGAACTCCCTGTGATCTCATCGTCAGTCGTTGATTACATGAGCACCCCTGTGCTGGAACATTTCCTAAAATGCCCTCCAACTCTCGATGAATCTGAACAAGTTTCTCCCATCTTGTACTATCAG GCGCAAAAGCTTATAAGTTTATGTGGTTGGGAGCCTAGGTTACTACCTTACATAGTCGATTGTAACGATGCACCAAACGCTGGTATTACAGTATATTCTTCTAGAACATCTGAGAATGTGGAGGAAAACGAAGGTTTTGTTAACGACAGTGAGAAATACGATCATACGTCTGTGATTCTAGAATGTAGGTTTTGTGGGGCCAGGGTCGGTCTGTGGGCTTTTAAGATGACTCAACGGCCCACAGAGTTTGTTAGACTTATTGGACATGCGGAACCAAGTGATCATCATGTTCTGGAAACTTCTCGTGTTGAAAAGGGAGAACAAACAGCAAGTAGCGGTAATGGTAATAGTAGTGTCACGTCATCGAACAAAAATGTTTTGAGTTTGACAATTGCAGGTGGGCCACCACCCGCCGAGCAGAATTTCCGGCCGACAATTTCTTTCCCTGTTGTTGGACAAAACCTGAGGACACGTTTTTCATCTGCATTTGGAGTGGTTAACGGTGGTCAACATAGTTCTACAACTAATCGATTAGTTGAGGCAACTGGAGATAGTGCTATGAAATCTGCAGTTTCTGATCAACCGGAAAACGTTGACGGAAAAGAAATCAAGTTTGATCCAATAAAGCAGCATAGATATTTTTGTCCTTGGGTTTCGTCTAATGGGAAGCTGACACCTGGATGGAAACAAACGCTTTCTGCTCTAGAACGCCAGAAAGAGTTTGTTTATTCGTCTGAAACAACCGAAGCTTCATCTTCACTTATTGAG GTGGAAGATCCTGTCGGTTCTGTTAAAAAGCTTCTCACGCCCCCGTCAGCTAAAAGAAAGAAGATCTTTCATGGTTCGAGTTAA